The Oreochromis niloticus isolate F11D_XX linkage group LG15, O_niloticus_UMD_NMBU, whole genome shotgun sequence genome includes a region encoding these proteins:
- the LOC100700205 gene encoding intestinal-type alkaline phosphatase codes for MANRQYLFFVGLLISILVQWTLCVNRDELDPLYWNNKGRNALHTALNKPRNSHQAKNVILFLGDGMGIPTVTAARILKGQLERKSGEESSLAMDSFPHLALSKTYNVDQQMPDSAGTATAYQCGVKANYGTLGVNAAAPRHNCQASHGNDVTSVLHRAKLAGKSVGIVTTTRVQHASPAAAYAHVASRDWYSDADLSEEAVQNGCRDIAYQLVYNTEIDVILGGGRTYMFPTTYQDPEYPTVKGARKDEKNLVDEWLKNKQNAKYVWNKADFDAINPATTDFLMGLFEPKDCRYELDRDPSMDPSLTEMTEKAIRILSKNPKGFFLFVEGGRIDHGHHATMAKKALHEAVEFDRAIERAADLVSDLDTLTIVTADHSHVFAFGGDSPRGNPVLGIADTQATDNKHFTTAVYGNGPGYKIANGSRPDVNESVSTDNNYLQQTAVPLDSETHGIEDVAIFAKGPMSHLFDGVQEQSYIAHVMAYALCIDPYVDCQLPEANHAVASHPSLLLLLMSLLLITFYPI; via the exons ATGGCCAACAGACAATATCTATTTTTTGTTGGATTACTGATTTCCATTTTGGTGCAGTGGACTTTGTGTGTTAACA GGGATGAGCTCGACCCGCTCTACTGGAACAATAAAGGAAGGAATGCTCTCCACACAGCCCTAAATAAACCACGTAATTCACACCAAGCCAAGAATGTCATCCTCTTCCTGGGAGATG GTATGGGTATACCAACAGTGACTGCTGCCCGGATCCTCAAAGGCCAGTTGGAGAGAAAAAGTGGGGAGGAGTCCAGTCTAGCTATGGATTCCTTCCCCCACCTGGCACTGTCTAAG ACGTACAACGTGGATCAGCAGATGCCAGATAGTGCTGGCACAGCAACAGCGTACCAGTGTGGTGTGAAAGCCAACTATGGCACCCTGGGGGTCAATGCTGCCGCCCCAAGGCACAACTGCCAGGCTTCCCATGGGAATGACGTCACATCTGTTCTTCACCGCGCCAAGTTAGCAG GGAAATCAGTCGGCATTGTCACCACAACCAGAGTTCAACATGCCTCTCCTGCTGCAGCCTACGCTCATGTTGCCAGCCGGGACTGGTATTCTGACGCTGATCTCTCAGAAGAGGCAGTCCAGAATGGCTGCCGTGACATTGCTTACCAGCTGGTTTACAACACAGAGATAGAT GTTATCCTTGGAGGAGGTCGTACCTATATGTTTCCCACAACATACCAAGACCCAGAGTATCCAACTGTTAAAGGAGCCCGAAAGGATGAAAAAAATCTGGTCGATGAGTGGTTAAAGAACAAACAG AATGCTAAATATGTTTGGAACAAGGCTGACTTTGATGCCATCAATCCTGCAACTACAGACTTCCTGATGG GTCTGTTTGAGCCCAAAGACTGCCGGTACGAGCTGGATCGTGACCCCTCTATGGACCCATCCCTTACAGAGATGACAGAGAAAGCTATCAGGATCCTCAGCAAGAACCCCAAAGGATTTTTCCTCTTTGTGGAAG GGGGGAGAATCGACCACGGTCACCATGCAACGATGGCTAAAAAGGCACTCCACGAAGCTGTAGAGTTTGACCGGGCGATTGAGCGAGCGGCTGACCTCGTCAGTGACCTGGACACTCTGACTATTGTCACTGCAGATCACTCTCACGTTTTTGCTTTTGGAGGTGATTCTCCCAGAGGAAACCCTGTTCTAG GGATCGCTGATACCCAGGCTACTGACAACAAACACTTCACCACTGCTGTGTATGGGAATGGACCAGGATACAAGATTGCCAATGGAAGTCGCCCGGATGTGAATGAATCAGTTTCAA CGGACAACAACTACCTCCAGCAGACTGCTGTCCCTCTTGATTCAGAGACCCACGGCATAGAGGATGTAGCCATTTTTGCCAAAGGTCCCATGTCACATCTTTTTGACGGAGTCCAGGAACAGAGCTACATTGCTCATGTGATGGCTTATGCTTTATGCATAGATCCCTacgtggactgccaattacctGAAGCCAACCATGCTGTAGCAAGCCACCCCAGCCTGCTGCTTCTTCTGATGAGCCTCCTTCTAATTACTTTCTACCCTATCTGA
- the alpi.1 gene encoding alkaline phosphatase, intestinal, tandem duplicate 1 isoform X1 has translation MILFLIILLLHRCGCTASRSCGTKMLTPHYRVPSLLVILLGPILMAASRAAMDSQALYELEKEPAYWDAQARATLDAALRLRPREHQAKNVILFLGDGMGVSTVSAARILRGQMDGGSGEETILAMDTFPYVALSKTYSVDKQVADSASTATAYHCGVKANAKTVGLSAKAVPYECNTTFGNEVYSVLRRAKAQGKSVGIVTTTRVQHASPAAAYAHSVSRSWYSDADLPSSAREHGCVDIATQLVTNVDIDVILGGGRMYMTPKGTPDPEYPTSNSRKGDRKDRRNLIDVWLKAKPNKKSRYVWHRKEFDEINVKNTDRLMGLFEPKDMRFEVFRNSTRDPSIVEMTEKAIQILKKNPKGYFLFVEGGRIDHGHHDGIAKLALTEAVMFDRAIHRAAQLTRESDTLTVVTADHSHVFTFGGNTPRGNPIFGLAPKKADDQMPFTSILYANGPGYVHINGTRENITLVDYYDEEYMQQAAVPLDAETHGGEDVAIYAKGPMAHLFHGVKEQNYVAHVMAYAACLEPYTNCPPHIHRHNHSSSGSVNTPSSLLFFLLCVLLLFR, from the exons ATGATACTGTTTCTAATCATACTTCTTCTCCATAGATGTGGCTGCACAG CTTCCAGGTCGTGTGGAACAAAGATGCTGACACCACATTACAGGGTCCCCAGTCTCCTGGTTATCCTGCTGGGCCCCATCCTGATGGCTGCCAGCCGGGCTGCTATGGACAGCCAAG CCCTGTATGAGCTTGAGAAAGAGCCGGCATATTGGGATGCACAAGCGAGGGCGACGCTGGATGCTGCGCTCAGACTCCGTCCTCGGGAGCACCAGGCCAAGAACGTCATCCTCTTCCTCGGTGACG GAATGGGCGTGTCCACAGTGTCAGCAGCTCGAATCCTGCGAGGTCAGATGGATGGTGGATCTGGAGAAGAGACGATACTAGCCATGGACACCTTTCCATACGTGGCCCTCTCTAAG ACCTACAGTGTGGACAAGCAGGTAGCAGACAGTGCCAGCACTGCTACAGCCTACCACTGCGGTGTGAAGGCCAATGCAAAGACAGTAGGACTCAGCGCTAAAGCGGTGCCCTACGAGTGTAACACCACCTTCGGTAATGAGGTCTACTCAGTTCTGCGGCGCGCTAAAGCACAAG GTAAATCAGTAGGAATAGTGACCACCACCCGTGTCCAGCATGCTTCCCCAGCAGCCGCCTACGCCCACTCTGTCAGCCGCAGCTGGTACAGTGATGCAGATCTGCCTTCCAGTGCTCGCGAACATGGTTGTGTCGACATTGCCACCCAGTTAGTCACCAATGTCGACATTGAT gtgATTCTTGGTGGAGGCAGGATGTACATGACTCCAAAAGGCACCCCAGACCCAGAGTACCCTACCTCCAACTCCCGCAAGGGGGACCGCAAAGACAGGAGGAACCTCATTGATGTCTGGCTGAAGGCTAAACCA AACAAGAAATCACGCTATGTTTGGCACAGGAAGGAGTTTGACgagataaatgttaaaaatactgACCGTCTCATGG GTCTGTTTGAGCCCAAAGACATGAGATTTGAGGTTTTCCGGAATAGCACGCGTGATCCATCCATTGTGGAGATGACAGAAAAGGCTATTCAAATACTGAAGAAAAATCCCAAAGGATACTTCCTGTTTGTGGAAG GAGGGAGAATCGATCACGGTCACCATGATGGCATTGCCAAACTGGCGCTGACAGAAGCTGTGATGTTTGACCGTGCCATTCATCGTGCTGCGCAGCTCACCAGAGAATCAGACACGCTGACTGTGGTCACTGCTGACCACTCTCATGTCTTCACCTTTGGTGGCAACACACCTCGAGGAAACCCCATCTTTG GATTAGCCCCAAAGAAAGCTGACGACCAGATGCCTTTCACCAGCATCCTGTATGCCAATGGCCCCGGTTACGTCCATATAAATGGAACTAGAGAAAACATCACTTTGGTGGATTACT ATGATGAGGAGTACATGCAGCAGGCTGCTGTGCCACTGGATGCTGAGACACATGGCGGGGAGGATGTGGCCATCTATGCCAAAGGACCAATGGCTCACCTGTTCCACGGTGTGAAGGAGCAGAATTATGTGGCACATGTCATGGCCTACGCTGCATGTTTGGAGCCTTACACAAACTGTCCTCCTCACATTCACCGTCACAATCATTCCTCCTCTGGCTCTGTGAACACACCTTCCAGCctcttgtttttccttctctgtgtTCTCTTGTTGTTCAGATGA
- the alpi.1 gene encoding alkaline phosphatase, intestinal, tandem duplicate 1 isoform X2, which yields MLTPHYRVPSLLVILLGPILMAASRAAMDSQALYELEKEPAYWDAQARATLDAALRLRPREHQAKNVILFLGDGMGVSTVSAARILRGQMDGGSGEETILAMDTFPYVALSKTYSVDKQVADSASTATAYHCGVKANAKTVGLSAKAVPYECNTTFGNEVYSVLRRAKAQGKSVGIVTTTRVQHASPAAAYAHSVSRSWYSDADLPSSAREHGCVDIATQLVTNVDIDVILGGGRMYMTPKGTPDPEYPTSNSRKGDRKDRRNLIDVWLKAKPNKKSRYVWHRKEFDEINVKNTDRLMGLFEPKDMRFEVFRNSTRDPSIVEMTEKAIQILKKNPKGYFLFVEGGRIDHGHHDGIAKLALTEAVMFDRAIHRAAQLTRESDTLTVVTADHSHVFTFGGNTPRGNPIFGLAPKKADDQMPFTSILYANGPGYVHINGTRENITLVDYYDEEYMQQAAVPLDAETHGGEDVAIYAKGPMAHLFHGVKEQNYVAHVMAYAACLEPYTNCPPHIHRHNHSSSGSVNTPSSLLFFLLCVLLLFR from the exons ATGCTGACACCACATTACAGGGTCCCCAGTCTCCTGGTTATCCTGCTGGGCCCCATCCTGATGGCTGCCAGCCGGGCTGCTATGGACAGCCAAG CCCTGTATGAGCTTGAGAAAGAGCCGGCATATTGGGATGCACAAGCGAGGGCGACGCTGGATGCTGCGCTCAGACTCCGTCCTCGGGAGCACCAGGCCAAGAACGTCATCCTCTTCCTCGGTGACG GAATGGGCGTGTCCACAGTGTCAGCAGCTCGAATCCTGCGAGGTCAGATGGATGGTGGATCTGGAGAAGAGACGATACTAGCCATGGACACCTTTCCATACGTGGCCCTCTCTAAG ACCTACAGTGTGGACAAGCAGGTAGCAGACAGTGCCAGCACTGCTACAGCCTACCACTGCGGTGTGAAGGCCAATGCAAAGACAGTAGGACTCAGCGCTAAAGCGGTGCCCTACGAGTGTAACACCACCTTCGGTAATGAGGTCTACTCAGTTCTGCGGCGCGCTAAAGCACAAG GTAAATCAGTAGGAATAGTGACCACCACCCGTGTCCAGCATGCTTCCCCAGCAGCCGCCTACGCCCACTCTGTCAGCCGCAGCTGGTACAGTGATGCAGATCTGCCTTCCAGTGCTCGCGAACATGGTTGTGTCGACATTGCCACCCAGTTAGTCACCAATGTCGACATTGAT gtgATTCTTGGTGGAGGCAGGATGTACATGACTCCAAAAGGCACCCCAGACCCAGAGTACCCTACCTCCAACTCCCGCAAGGGGGACCGCAAAGACAGGAGGAACCTCATTGATGTCTGGCTGAAGGCTAAACCA AACAAGAAATCACGCTATGTTTGGCACAGGAAGGAGTTTGACgagataaatgttaaaaatactgACCGTCTCATGG GTCTGTTTGAGCCCAAAGACATGAGATTTGAGGTTTTCCGGAATAGCACGCGTGATCCATCCATTGTGGAGATGACAGAAAAGGCTATTCAAATACTGAAGAAAAATCCCAAAGGATACTTCCTGTTTGTGGAAG GAGGGAGAATCGATCACGGTCACCATGATGGCATTGCCAAACTGGCGCTGACAGAAGCTGTGATGTTTGACCGTGCCATTCATCGTGCTGCGCAGCTCACCAGAGAATCAGACACGCTGACTGTGGTCACTGCTGACCACTCTCATGTCTTCACCTTTGGTGGCAACACACCTCGAGGAAACCCCATCTTTG GATTAGCCCCAAAGAAAGCTGACGACCAGATGCCTTTCACCAGCATCCTGTATGCCAATGGCCCCGGTTACGTCCATATAAATGGAACTAGAGAAAACATCACTTTGGTGGATTACT ATGATGAGGAGTACATGCAGCAGGCTGCTGTGCCACTGGATGCTGAGACACATGGCGGGGAGGATGTGGCCATCTATGCCAAAGGACCAATGGCTCACCTGTTCCACGGTGTGAAGGAGCAGAATTATGTGGCACATGTCATGGCCTACGCTGCATGTTTGGAGCCTTACACAAACTGTCCTCCTCACATTCACCGTCACAATCATTCCTCCTCTGGCTCTGTGAACACACCTTCCAGCctcttgtttttccttctctgtgtTCTCTTGTTGTTCAGATGA